The Anabas testudineus chromosome 11, fAnaTes1.2, whole genome shotgun sequence genome has a segment encoding these proteins:
- the irx4b gene encoding iroquois-class homeodomain protein IRX-4b yields MAYSQLGYTYSTTPQFLVNSSSLATCLEPGTPASALRSPGHQLTSSTGVGVYSGPYPKSQGYYNTCASDATALYSRGQLEAKDGAASMGTPQAPAYYPYEYTFGQYSYDRYGYSCADGTSRRKNATRETTSTLKAWLHEHQKNPYPTKGEKIMLAIITRMTLTQVSTWFANARRRLKKENKVTWSPRACKSSDDRAHDDDSEESEKPLKSDKDLPDQQCADLHSDLEDFDLLESDASDCEPKPEFPPEDGDRNTELPHGHLSYDPDPLHGKDRLSPDCPKLTSVQHQNNVFCPNADPRSAHIKPKIWSIAHTAVSLNVSLQPEYPPCMLSSAGSSSPAYPSNMGLTKADRQQESPVATLREWVDGVFHGSPFQQARPAEVWKGFSDDVIDNRTPGQTFEIVRSTSSL; encoded by the exons ATGGCTTACTCTCAGCTGGGATACACCTACTCCACCACCCCGCAG TTTCTGGTGAACTCCAGCTCTTTGGCCACTTGTCTGGAGCCGGGAACGCCCGCGTCCGCGCTGCGCTCGCCGGGTCATCAGCTCACCTCCAGCACAGGAGTCGGAGTCTACAGCGGCCCTTATCCAAAGAGCCAAGGTTACTATAACACCTGCGCCAGCGACGCCACGGCTCTTTATTCCAGA GGGCAACTAGAAGCCAAAGACGGAGCTGCATCTATGGGGACGCCTCAGGCTCCTGCCTACTATCCTTATGAATACACATTTGGACAATATTCTTATGATAGATATGG GTATTCCTGCGCTGATGGCACTTCCCGTCGTAAAAATGCTACCCGAGAGACCACCAGCACCCTGAAGGCTTGGCTTCATGAGCACCAGAAGAATCCTTACCCCacaaaaggagagaaaataatGCTTGCAATCATCACTAGGATGACCCTTACACAG GTGTCTACATGGTTTGCCAATGCACGCAGGAGGCTGAAGAAGGAGAACAAGGTGACGTGGTCACCTCGGGCTTGTAAAAGCTCTGATGACCGAGCCCATGATGATGACAGTGAGGAATCTGAGAAGCCACTTAAAAGTGACAAAGACCTTCCTG ATCAACAATGTGCAGACCTGCATAGTGATCTTGAGGACTTCGACCTGCTGGAGTCAGATGCTTCTGACTGCGAACCGAAGCCAGAATTCCCACCTGAGGACggtgacagaaacacagagctcCCACATGGGCACCTCTCATATGACCCTGATCCACTGCACGGAAAAGACAGATTGTCCCCAGACTGCCCCAAGCTCACATCAGTCCAACATCAAAACAACGTGTTCTGTCCCAACGCGGACCCTCGCAGCGCACACATCAAGCCAAAAATCTGGTCCATCGCTCACACTGCGGTATCATTAAATGTCAGCTTGCAGCCAGAATACCCTCCCTGTATGCTGTCATCTGCTGGGTCTTCCTCTCCTGCGTATCCATCAAATATGGGTCTCACTAAAGCAGACAGGCAACAGGAATCTCCAGTCGCCACGCTCAGAGAATGGGTGGACGGAGTTTTCCATGGTTCCCCTTTCCAACAGGCCAGGCCAGCTGAGGTGTGGAAAGGCTTCAGTGATGATGTAATAGACAATAGAACACCTGGACAGACCTTTGAAATAGTCAGATCCACGTCATCTTTGTAG
- the irx1b gene encoding iroquois-class homeodomain protein IRX-1b, whose translation MSFPQLGYPQFLSASHEVYGGERPASAREGATESGVSASATAAAVGSMLGMYGSPWAAPNYSAFLPYSGATDLALISQMGSQYELKDSPGSHPASLPVHAAQGFYPYGQYPYGDPSRAKTATRETTSTLKAWLQEHQKNPYPTKGEKIMLAIITRMTLTQVSTWFANARRRLKKENKVTWGRSAEDRDGRIFSSDNEDEHGKNGSDDEDEEEEIDLETVDIERPEEQRAGEQQGSGKGEGDAGLSAREQASEPKSSESSRTLSVDGLRGVEAAISLNKSPVVKVDHSPSRQECQRPPQSKPKIWSLAETATAPDSSHKSNSPAHAHHPALASAGHPALLPGHGIYTCQIGKLHNWANAAFLNASSLLNMRSLLGGAPAGHLPLHGAVQAARHDARAAAAGPGTSGTEEDSDVESSGSFSPKRDDEESDHRPDNLKSPFQMITDRPHHGTAAQRVLTTTL comes from the exons ATGTCTTTCCCTCAGCTGGGGTATCCCCAGTTCCTCAGTGCCTCCCATGAGGTGTACGGGGGCGAGCGGCCGGCCTCAGCCCGGGAAGGAGCTACAGAGAGCGGCGTGAGCGCGTCCGCAACCGCCGCGGCTGTCGGCTCCATGCTGGGGATGTACGGGAGCCCATGGGCGGCTCCTAACTACAGTGCCTTTCTGCCGTACAGCGGAGCCACAGACCTCGCCCTCATCTCCCAGATG GGCTCCCAGTATGAATTGAAGGACAGCCCGGGCTCTCACCCAGCCTCCCTGCCTGTCCATGCCGCGCAGGGCTTCTACCCGTACGGCCAGTACCCGTACGGGGACCCTTCAAGGGCCAAGACTGCCACTCGGGAAACCACCAGCACCCTGAAGGCCTGGCTGCAGGAGCACCAGAAGAACCCCTACCCCACCAAAGGAGAGAAGATCATGCTTGCTATCATCACCAGGATGACACTCACACAG GTGTCGACGTGGTTTGCGAACGCCCGCAGACGCCTGAAGAAGGAGAACAAGGTGACCTGGGGCCGCAGCGCCGAGGACCGGGACGGTCGAATCTTCAGCAGCGACAACGAGGACGAGCACGGCAAGAACGGCAGCGACGacgaagacgaggaggaggaaattGATTTGGAAACTGTCGATATCGAGAGACCAGAGGAGCAGCGAGCAGGAGAGCAGCAGGGCTCCGGCAAAGGAGAGGGTGACGCAGGCCTGTCCGCCAGAGAGCAGGCCTCGGAGCCGAAGAGCTCGGAGAGCAGCAGGACACTTTCTGTGGACGGCCTGAGAGGAGTGGAGGCGGCTATTTCTCTTAATAAATCGCCTGTTGTCAAAGTGGACCATTCACCCAGCAGACAGGAGTGCCAGAGACCACCGCAGAGCAAACCCAAAATCTGGTCCTTGGCTGAGACAGCCACAGCCCCCGACAGCTCTCACAAATCTAACTCCCCGGCCCATGCGCATCACCCGGCTTTGGCCTCCGCCGGCCACCCGGCCTTACTCCCGGGTCACGGGATTTATACATGCCAAATTGGCAAGCTGCACAACTGGGCCAACGCGGCTTTTCTGAACGCCAGCTCTCTTTTGAACATGAGATCGCTCCTCGGAGGGGCGCCGGCCGGACACCTGCCTCTCCACGGTGCAGTGCAGGCTGCGCGTCATGACGCACGGGCGGCAGCGGCGGGCCCAGGAACTTCGGGGACGGAGGAGGACAGTGATGTAGAGTCGTCAGGAAGCTTCAGCCCAAAAAGAGATG ATGAAGAGAGCGACCACAGGCCTGATAACCTGAAGTCACCGTTCCAGATGATCACTGACAG aCCTCACCATGGGACAGCAGCACAGCGAGTTCTGACCACAACATTATGa